Proteins encoded within one genomic window of Cucumis sativus cultivar 9930 chromosome 3, Cucumber_9930_V3, whole genome shotgun sequence:
- the LOC101218477 gene encoding protein C2-DOMAIN ABA-RELATED 4: MENLMGLLRIHVFRGVNLAVRDVSSSDPYVIFKMGKQKLKTRVVKQNINPEWNEDLTLSIQDPSLPVNVLVYDKDLFSLDDKMGDAEFDVRPFVEAVKMRLNNLPSGTIIRKIQPSRENCLSEESCIIWVNGQVIQKMFLRLRNVESGEIELQLQWIDIPGSRGL, translated from the exons atggagaatTTAATGGGATTGTTGAGAATTCATGTGTTTAGAGGCGTGAATCTTGCTGTAAGAGATGTTTCCAGCAGTGATCCTTATGTTATTTTCAAGATGGGCAAACag aaattgaagactCGGGTAGTGAAGCAAAATATAAACCCAGAGTGGAACGAAGATCTAACTCTATCAATCCAAGACCCAAGTCTCCCTGTGAATGTG CTTGTATACGACAAAGATCTGTTTTCGCTTGACGATAAGATGGGGGATGCAGAGTTTGATGTTCGGCCATTTGTGGAAGCCGTAAAGATGAGATTGAACAATCTCCCAAGTGGAACCATCATAAGGAAAATTCAACCAAGTAGGGAGAATTGTTTGTCTGAAGAAAGTTGCATAATTTGGGTGAATGGACAAGttattcaaaaaatgtttctaaggTTAAGAAATGTGGAGTCTGGTGAAATTGAGCTGCAGTTGCAATGGATTGATATTCCTGGCTCTAGAGGATTGtag